A genome region from Calliopsis andreniformis isolate RMS-2024a chromosome 2, iyCalAndr_principal, whole genome shotgun sequence includes the following:
- the Lpcat gene encoding lysophosphatidylcholine acyltransferase isoform X1 codes for MDEVNGKMRSKHEDVDAASLGADILNPFVHRLELDTTYDKLKTAFLTVALLPFRLAAITALVIMAWLLACLGLLGLSEEDLRRAPLTGWRRDMRIVICWMMRALFICGGFHHLKVKGRKAETKDAPVLALAPHSSFFDALPVVYLGGPSIVAKAETGRIPFFGKLINYTQPVYVWREDPNSRQNTIKEIIERATSKEDWPQVMIFPEGTCTNRSCLITFKSGAFYPGVPVQPVCIRYPNKLDTVTWTWEGPGALKLLWLTLTQLNSSCEIEFLPVYKPSEAEKTDPKLYANNVRRLMAEALKIPVSDYTYDDCRIISKAHQLHIPRASIIVEAHKLRNKLGLVTAKTEEELVQKKTERLSEIVDLHEFAQILRIDEKEPATQQLFRIHDRHGTGKIDFEEYIFTVLATTNANSELDKVETAFEVCGNKTLSCLDKMELRKALKLALNVPLEESDKMFQHAKIDPADTTVNFEFVLAALSARAEYAHIFAGNTEIRKKNI; via the exons ACGGCATTCCTGACGGTAGCTCTACTACcattcagactggctgcaattacggcCCTGGTGATCATGGCCTGGCTCCTCGCTTGTCTAGGTCTCCTTGGACTGTCCGAGGAAGATCTTCGTCGAGCCCCCCTGACAGGGTGGAGACG AGACATGCGTATTGTGATCTGCTGGATGATGCGAGCTTTGTTCATCTGCGGTGGATTCCATCATCTGAAGGTCAAGGGTCGTAAAGCGGAAACGAAGGACGCACCCGTGTTAGCCCTAGCCCCGCATTCAAGCTTCTTCGACGCACTTCCGGTTGTTTACCTCGGCGGGCCGAGCATCGTCGCCAAGGCGGAGACCGGGCGCATTCCTTTTTTCGGAA AGCTCATCAATTATACACAACCGGTGTATGTTTGGAGAGAAGATCCAAATTCACGACAAAACACAATTAAAGAGATAATCGAGAGAGCTACTTCGAAAGAAGATTGGCCACAG GTCATGATTTTCCCAGAGGGTACCTGTACAAATCGTTCGTGCCTCATCACCTTCAAATCGGGTGCATTTTATCCTGGTGTTCCTGTTCAGCCTGTGTGCATTAGATATCCTAACAAATTGGATACGGTAACATGGACCTGGGAAGGTCCTGGGGC ATTAAAGTTACTGTGGCTTACACTTACTCAGCTGAATAGCAGTTGTGAAATAGAGTTCCTCCCAGTTTATAAGCCAAGCGAAGCTGAAAAAACGGATCCTAAACTGTACGCAAACAACGTACGACGCCTTATGGCTGA AGCACTAAAAATCCCAGTGTCCGATTATACCTACGACGATTGTCGAATTATTAGCAAAGCTCATCAGTTGCATATACCGCGTGCATCTATTATAGTAGAAGCTCACAAACTTCGTAATAAACTAGG TCTGGTAACAGCAAAAACAGAAGAAGAATTAGTTCAGAAGAAAACAGAAAGGCTAAGCGAAATTGTTGACTTACATGAATTCGCGCAAATCCTCAGAATCGATGAGAAGGAGCCAGCCACCCAACAACTCTTCCGAATACACGATAGG CATGGAACAGGTAAAATAGATTTCGAAGAATACATATTCACAGTATTAGCCACAACAAACGCGAACTCTGAGCTAGATAAAGTCGAAACAGCGTTTGAA GTATGTGGTAATAAAACGTTATCGTGCCTCGACAAAATGGAGCTAAGAAAAGCTCTAAAACTGGCGCTGAACGTGCCACTTGAAGAATCTGATAAAATGTTCCAACACGCGAAAATTGATCCTGCTGACACAACAGTAAATTTCG AATTCGTGCTAGCTGCACTATCAGCACGAGCAGAATACGCTCACATATTCGCTGGGAACACCGAGATCAGGAAAAAGAATATTTGA
- the LOC143184800 gene encoding RAB11-binding protein RELCH homolog: protein MAAGIQEVRDPLSTDSKGCSAAKASVSYEEIAIKLLNEKLLLTALELHAELCEAGKELPILKDFFSNPSHFENQNIRPEPYTFMPRSSSQATLDSLDMTRYSEDGAGVDERVAILEFELRKARESISALRANLTVVTESEGTTPDKSADKQFISDLPIKPHEQRALNFLVNEYLLARSYKLTSITFSDENENQDFEDWQDVGLNIPKPAELLQIYREYMRANGYDKPPSASIGVQTDFCVEEPETEKDEFKQMVKELEELKQHSALLEQEKVDLQQIIASTNEILSQNPTKQGSCGTIQTINSSSTTPDKFELLETPPRDTSTATQEPEEDDSVSVVVSLGETDPGDKEWTRIQLPRVDVTEGSSILPNPPSRHIPLKFKMEVITHCLVNIPSSVISTAEEPFKNGITRDTIVSILAQTLLRIVPNLILNKREEVIPLILSAIRLHTDSAEREKLLQLLFNLKKRPQEDERQLILAGLVAMAKLEDEPMEGEEILTICWEQSQHKYPEKRLLAVECCSVLAPYMSGGIRNSLMLSMLQQMLLEDKDPIVRASVVRNLALLVTLMDDPDKYFQCEELALTALHDSSPIVVEVASSLLLPILAQWALSLKRLQTHLLPRIMSKVKNHLKSGYSQQSPNKDHIDEGRTVSSIGVLQYLLPHVIVFIADTDTVRTYIEEGTSSDLPDVFVNLCHSNIVNPKVFYDGDVDIGVLLNTFFTNTWENDLWPELEWFTNKLVLEVLEMVKSIDIVQETILHALLTYIHSLCLSSGRYITQTRIQPIFASEVTELEQQLTILSTDKKNMNLTLIPTYLILLSTLNGTDVSKSLKQFLVALSMSGTSIISLQIAVIMLCAEEHMQEYVLSGLWDGVVHQRPIVRCATATLFGCVIAHVSDRLVSAKVVPAIVTLVSDPEITVRSAAVPSLGRLITECKVREVRDKARLTLETIAKDPQGVPLTLALPLVSTFAFIAPNCPQNYIEDVIATQLNGVTALALQQSRKVDLVNALVEAYSVLVYCPLSNQCVSGVLLPGLKNLEQLVNQFLPQQKEAVRSLLREAESRQDLSKPMERSISMSSGLSLSMATVNVGQGVEDMRQRVSKIFQQKANSPSMSSIFRKK from the exons atggctgctGGTATTCAGGAGGTTAGGGATCCTCTGTCTACAGACAGTAAAG GATGCTCGGCCGCAAAAGCGTCCGTATCTTACGAAGAAATTGCTATAAAGCTTCTAAACGAGAAGCTTTTATTAACAGCTTTGGAGTTGCACGCGGAACTATGCGAAGCAGGAAAAGAATTACCCATTTTGAAAGACTTTTTCTCAAATCCCAGTCACTTTGAAAATCAAAATATCAGACCAGAACCGTACACTTTTATGC CTAGATCATCTAGTCAAGCTACTCTGGATTCACTTGACATGACAAGATACTCAGAAGATGGTGCAGGTGTTGATGAGAGAGTAGCAATCTTAGAATTTGAACTAAGGAAAGCCAGAGAAAGTATTTCTGCCTTGCGGGCTAATCTTACTGTAGTAACAG AATCTGAAGGAACCACACCTGATAAGTCTGCTGATAAACAATTCATTAGTGATCTACCTATAAAACCTCACGAACAAAGAGCATTAAATTTTCTTGTTAACGAATATCTATTAGCACGTTCATACAAGTTAACATCGATTACGTTTAGCGACGAAAATGAAAACCAAGACTTCGAAGATTGGCAAGATGTAGGATTAAACATTCCAAAGCCAGCAGAACTATTGCAAATCTATAGAGAATATATGAGAGCTAATGGATATGACAAACCACCTTCTGCAAGTATTGGCGTGCAAACGGATTTTTGTGTAGAAGAGCCAGAGACAGAAAAGGATGAATTCAAACAAATG GTGAAAGAATTAGAAGAACTTAAACAGCATTCAGCGTTGTTAGAACAAGAAAAGGTGGACTTGCAACAAATCATTGCCAGTACAAATGAAATTTTATCTCAGAATCCAACTAAG CAAGGTAGTTGCGGAACAATACAGACAATAAATTCGAGTTCTACGACTCCCGATAAATTTGAACTTCTTGAAACGCCGCCGCGCGATACATCGACCGCTACTCAAGAGCCAGAAGAAGATGACAGTGTGTCTGTTGTTGTTAGTCTTGGCGAGACTGATCCTGGCGATAAAGAATGGACAAGAATTCAATTACCTAGAGTAGATGTAACAGAAGGCTCGTCTATTCTTCCAAATCCGCCATCTAG GCACATACCACTGAAATTTAAGATGGAAGTTATAACACACTGTTTGGTAAATATTCCAAGTTCTGTAATTTCCACTGCAGAGGAACCCTTCAAAAATGGAATTACACGCGATACTATCGTTTCGATTTTAGCACAAACTTTACTTCGTATTGTACCTAATTTAATACTAAATAAACGCGAAGAAGTAATACCTTTAATATTAAGTGCAATTCGACTTCATACTGACTCCGCAGAAAGGGAGAAATTATTGCAACTCTTATTTAATTTGAAGAAAAGACCACAGGAAGATGAGAGACAGTTAATATTAGCTG GTTTAGTTGCAATGGCAAAACTTGAAGATGAGCCTATGGAGGGTGAAGAAATATTAACCATCTGTTGGGAGCAAAGTCAGCACAAGTATCCTGAGAAAAGGTTGCTAGCTGTTGAATGTTGCTCCGTTTTGGCTCCGTACATGTCAGGTGGCATAAGAAACTCTTTAATGCTTTCTATGCTGCAACAAATGTTACTTGAAGATAAAGATCCCATAGTGAGAGCTAGTGTAGTGAGAAATCTTGCATTGCTTGTAACTTTAATGGATGATCCTGATAAATATTTTCAG TGTGAAGAATTAGCGTTAACAGCACTTCACGATTCGTCGCCTATCGTTGTAGAAGTCGCGTCCTCTTTACTTTTACCAATTCTAGCGCAATGGGCGCTTAGTTTGAAGCGATTGCAGACGCATTTATTACCGCGAATAATGTCTAAAGTAAAGAATCATTTAAAATCTGGATATTCTCAACAGTCGCCTAATAAAGATCATATAGACGAAGGCAGAACGGTGTCTTCGATTGGAGTATTACAGTATTTGCTCCCGCATGTAATTGTATTTATAGCAGACACTGATACAGTTCGAACGTACATAGAAGAAGGCACATCATCTGATCTAC CTGATGTATTTGTGAATTTATGTCATTCCAATATCGTTAATCCAAAAGTATTTTATGACGGGGATGTAGATATAGGAGTTCTTCTAAATACATTTTTTACAAATACGTGGGAGAACGATTTGTGGCCAGAATTAGAATGGTTCACAAATAAATT AGTGTTGGAAGTTTTAGAAATGGTCAAATCTATAGATATTGTGCAAGAAACTATTTTACATGCTCTTTTAACGTATATACATTCTTTATGTCTAAGTTCTGGACGATACATAACGCAAACACGG ATTCAACCAATATTTGCATCCGAAGTAACTGAACTTGAGCAACAATTAACAATATTATCAACAGATAAAAAGAATATGAATTTGACATTAATACCGACATATTTAATTTTACTGTCTACTTTGAATGGTACTGATGTCTCTAAATCTTTAAAACAGTTCCTCGTTGCTTTATCTATGAGCGGTACCAGTATTATTAGTTTACAAATTGCAGTAATTATGTTGTGTGCCGAAGAGCATATGCAGGAATATGTGCTTAGTGGTTTATGGGATG GGGTAGTACACCAAAGACCTATCGTAAGATGTGCAACTGCAACTTTATTTGGTTGCGTTATAGCTCATGTTTCCGATCGATTAGTGAGCGCTAAGGTAGTTCCAGCGATTGTAACCCTCGTTAGCGATCCTGAGAT AACTGTTCGGTCTGCTGCAGTTCCGTCGCTTGGTCGATTAATAACGGAGTGTAAAGTAAGAGAAGTTCGTGATAAAGCACGTTTAACCTTAGAAACCATCGCTAAAGATCCTCAGGGTGTTCCGCTAACTTTAGCACTTCCATTGGTTTCAACATTTGCATTTATAGCTCCAAATTGTCCCCAAAATTACATAGAAGACG TTATAGCGACGCAACTAAATGGAGTCACTGCTTTGGCATTACAACAAAGTCGTAAAGTCGATCTTGTTAACGCTTTAGTTGAGGCATATTCTGTTTTAGTTTATTGTCCACTTAGCAATCAATGCGTTTCTGGCGTGTTGTTGCCTGGTTTGAAAAACCTCGAGCAATTAGTTAATCAATTTTTACCTCAACAGAAGGAAGCAGTTCGATCGCTTTTAAGGGAAGCAGAATCGCGACAAGATCTTTCGAAACCAATGGAGAG GTCAATTTCAATGAGTTCTGGTCTTTCATTATCAATGGCTACTGTAAATGTAGGTCAAGGTGTGGAAGATATGAGGCAAAGAGTAAGCAAAATATTTCAACAGAAAGCAAATTCGCCAAGTATGTCTAGTATTTTTCGAAAGAAGTAA
- the Lpcat gene encoding lysophosphatidylcholine acyltransferase isoform X2, whose amino-acid sequence MDEVNGKMRSKHEDVDAASLGADILNPFVHRLELDTTYDKLKTAFLTVALLPFRLAAITALVIMAWLLACLGLLGLSEEDLRRAPLTGWRRKIVPWLCFMGRLTYQAGGMRIVVRGRQASRAEAPILVVAPHSTFMDGGIVYITGFPSIIVRRESGLNPFIGKLINYTQPVYVWREDPNSRQNTIKEIIERATSKEDWPQVMIFPEGTCTNRSCLITFKSGAFYPGVPVQPVCIRYPNKLDTVTWTWEGPGALKLLWLTLTQLNSSCEIEFLPVYKPSEAEKTDPKLYANNVRRLMAEALKIPVSDYTYDDCRIISKAHQLHIPRASIIVEAHKLRNKLGLVTAKTEEELVQKKTERLSEIVDLHEFAQILRIDEKEPATQQLFRIHDRHGTGKIDFEEYIFTVLATTNANSELDKVETAFEVCGNKTLSCLDKMELRKALKLALNVPLEESDKMFQHAKIDPADTTVNFEFVLAALSARAEYAHIFAGNTEIRKKNI is encoded by the exons ACGGCATTCCTGACGGTAGCTCTACTACcattcagactggctgcaattacggcCCTGGTGATCATGGCCTGGCTCCTCGCTTGTCTAGGTCTCCTTGGACTGTCCGAGGAAGATCTTCGTCGAGCCCCCCTGACAGGGTGGAGACG CAAAATAGTGCCCTGGCTGTGCTTTATGGGCCGGCTGACTTACCAAGcaggaggaatgagaatcgtagTGCGTGGAAGACAGGCCAGCAGGGCGGAGGCGCCGATCCTAGTGGTCGCACCCCATTCAACCTTCATGGACGGTGGGATCGTCTACATAACTGGCTTTCCTTCGATCATCGTAAGACGAGAATCGGGCCTGAACCCGTTTATTGGAA AGCTCATCAATTATACACAACCGGTGTATGTTTGGAGAGAAGATCCAAATTCACGACAAAACACAATTAAAGAGATAATCGAGAGAGCTACTTCGAAAGAAGATTGGCCACAG GTCATGATTTTCCCAGAGGGTACCTGTACAAATCGTTCGTGCCTCATCACCTTCAAATCGGGTGCATTTTATCCTGGTGTTCCTGTTCAGCCTGTGTGCATTAGATATCCTAACAAATTGGATACGGTAACATGGACCTGGGAAGGTCCTGGGGC ATTAAAGTTACTGTGGCTTACACTTACTCAGCTGAATAGCAGTTGTGAAATAGAGTTCCTCCCAGTTTATAAGCCAAGCGAAGCTGAAAAAACGGATCCTAAACTGTACGCAAACAACGTACGACGCCTTATGGCTGA AGCACTAAAAATCCCAGTGTCCGATTATACCTACGACGATTGTCGAATTATTAGCAAAGCTCATCAGTTGCATATACCGCGTGCATCTATTATAGTAGAAGCTCACAAACTTCGTAATAAACTAGG TCTGGTAACAGCAAAAACAGAAGAAGAATTAGTTCAGAAGAAAACAGAAAGGCTAAGCGAAATTGTTGACTTACATGAATTCGCGCAAATCCTCAGAATCGATGAGAAGGAGCCAGCCACCCAACAACTCTTCCGAATACACGATAGG CATGGAACAGGTAAAATAGATTTCGAAGAATACATATTCACAGTATTAGCCACAACAAACGCGAACTCTGAGCTAGATAAAGTCGAAACAGCGTTTGAA GTATGTGGTAATAAAACGTTATCGTGCCTCGACAAAATGGAGCTAAGAAAAGCTCTAAAACTGGCGCTGAACGTGCCACTTGAAGAATCTGATAAAATGTTCCAACACGCGAAAATTGATCCTGCTGACACAACAGTAAATTTCG AATTCGTGCTAGCTGCACTATCAGCACGAGCAGAATACGCTCACATATTCGCTGGGAACACCGAGATCAGGAAAAAGAATATTTGA